A window of Zea mays cultivar B73 unplaced genomic scaffold, Zm-B73-REFERENCE-NAM-5.0 scaffold_178, whole genome shotgun sequence genomic DNA:
GAAGTCCTATATCTTAAAATTAATTCATCAAGTTGATGAGAAAATTCATGGACGTTCTACTGGGCCCTACTCACTTGTTACCCAACAACCCGTTAGAGGAAGAGCCAAGCAAGGGGGACAACGAATAGGAGAAATGGAAGTTTGGGCTTTAGAAGGATTTGGTGTTGCTCATATTTTACAAGAGATACTTACTTATAAATCTGATCATCTTATAGCTCGCCAAGAAATACTTAATGCTACGATCTGGGGAAAAAGAGTGCCTAATCACGAGGATCCGCCAGAATCTTTTCGAGTGCTCGTTCGAGAACTACGATCTTTGGCTCTAGAACTGAACCATTTCCTTGTATCTGAGAAGAACTTCCAGGTTAATAGGGAGGATGTTTGATCGGAATAAATATAAATttttttcttatttctattttatGATTGACCAATATAAACATAAACAACTTCAAATTGGACTCGTTTCCCCTCAACAAATAAAGGCTTGGGCTAAAAAAATCCTACCTAATGGGGAAGTCGTTGGCGAAGTCACAAGGCCCTCCACTTTTCATTATAAAACCGATAAACCAGAAAAAGATGGATTGTTTTGCGAAAGAATCTTTGGACCCATAAAAAGCGGAATTTGTGCTTGTGGAAACTCTCGAGCGAGCGTAGCTGAAAACGAAGACGAAAGATTTTGCCAAAAATGCGGGGTAGAATTTGTTGATTCTCGGATACGAAGATATCAAATGGGATACATCAAACTAGCATGTCCAGTGACTCATGTGTGGTATTTGAAAGGTCTTCCTAGTTATATTGCGAATCTTTTAGATAAACCCCTTAAGAAATTGGAGGGCCTAGTATATGGTGATTTCTCTTTTGCTAGGCCCAGCGCTAAAAAACCTACTTTCTTACGATTACGGGGTTTATTCGAAGATGAAATTTCATCCTGTAACCACagtatttctccctttttttctACCCCAGGCTTTGCAACATTTCGAAATCGGGAAATTGCAACAGGAGCAGGCGCTATTAGAGAACAATTAGCAGATTTAGATTTGCGAATTATTATAGAGAATTCTTTGGTTGAATGGAAGGAATTAGAAGACGAGGGGTATAGTGGAGATGAATGGGAAGATAGAAAAAGACGAATAAGAAAAGTTTTTTTGATTAGACGCATGCAATTGGCGAAACATTTTATTCAAACAAATGTAGAACCAGAATGGATGGTTTTGTGCTTATTACCGGTTCTTCCTCCCGAATTGAGACCCATTGTTTATAGATCTGGGGATAAAGTAGTGACTTCAGATATTAATGAACTTTATAAGAGAGTTATCCGTCGGAACAACAACCTTGCCTATCTATTAAAAAGAAGTGAATTAGCACCAGCAGATTTAGTAATGTGCCAGGAAAAATTGGTACAAGAAGCCGTGGATACACTTCTTGATAGTGGGTCCCGCGGGCAACCGACGAGGGATGGTCACAATAAAGTATACAAATCACTTTCAGATGTAATTGAGGGTAAAGAGGGGAGGTTTCGCGAGACTCTGCTTGGGAAACGGGTCGATTACTCGGGGCGTTCTGTCATTGTTGTGGGTCCTTCGCTTTCATTACATCAATGTGGATTACCTCTAGAGATAGCAATAAAGCTTTTTCAGCTATTTGTAATTCGCGATTTAATCACGAAACGTGCTACTTCTAATGTCAGGATTGCTAAAAGGAAAATTTGGGAAAAGGAACCCATTGTATGGGAAATACTTCAAGAAGTTATGCGGGGACATCCTGTACTGTTGAACAGAGCACCTACCCTGCATAGATTAGGCATACAGGCCTTCCAACCCACTTTAGTAGAGGGACGTACTATTTGTTTACATCCATTAGTGTGTAAGGGTTTCAATGCGGACTTTGATGGGGATCAAATGGCTGTTCACCTACCTTTATCCTTGGAAGCTCAGGCGGAAGCCCGTTTACTTATGTTTTCTCATATGAATCTCCTGTCTCCCGCTATTGGAGATCCTATTTGCGTGCCAACCCAAGACATGCTTATCGGACTTTATGTATTAACGATTGGAAACCGTCTAGGTATTTGTGCAAATAGATATAATAGTTGCGGAAACTCTCCAAATAAAAAAGTAAACTACAATAATAACAATTATTATAAGTATACGAAAGATAAAGAACCCCATTTTTCTAGTTCCTATGATGCACTGGGAGCTTATAGACAAAAACGAATCGGTTTAAACAGTCCCTTGTGGCTCCGATGGAAACTAGATCAACGCATCGTTGGGTCAAGAGAAGTTCCGATTGAAGTTCAATATGAATCTTTTGGGACTTATCATGAGATTTATGCCCACTATCTAGTAGtgggaaatagaaaaaaagaaatcCGTTCTATATACATTCGAACCACTCTTGGTCATATTTCTTTTTATAGAGAAATAGAGGAAGCCATACAAGGATTTAGTCGGGCCTATTCATACACTATCTAAACAAGGAAGTTAGATTCGGCGATGCCCCTTTCGGGGGGCATTCCGATTTCGCTAGTACCATCTTTTTTGCCGCGCAAATCCAGATTGAGATTGAGGAAAGGGAGTAAATTAAGTTTTCGAATCACTGACTCAGGCCCATTGTCGAATCCTACTCAGCAATTGTCGAATCCTACTCAGCCAAAAAAAGGGGGTACTTATGTATGGCAGAACGGGCCAACCTGGTCTTTCATAATAAAGAGATAGACGGAACTGCTATGAAACGGCTTATTAGCAGATTAATAGATCATTTCGGAATGGGATATACATCCCATATACTGGATCAAATAAAGACTCTGGGCTTCCATCAAGCCACTACTACATCGATTTCTTTAGGAATCGAGGATCTTTTAACAATACCCTCTAAAGGATGGTTAGTCCAAGACGCGGAACAACAGAGTTTTCTTTTGGAGAAACACTATTATTATGGAGCTATACACGCGGTAGAAAAATTACGCCAATCCGTTGAGATATGGTATGCTACAAGTGAATATTTGAAACAAGAAATGAATTCGAATTTTCGAATAACGGATCCTTCTAATCCAGTCTATCTAATGTCTTTTTCAGGAGCCAGAGGAAATGCATCTCAGGTACACCAATTAGTAGGTATGAGAGGGTTAATGGCGGATCCTCAAGGACAAATGATTGATTTACCTATTCAAAGCAATTTACGCGAGGGACTTTCTTTGACAGAATATATAATTTCCTGCTACGGAGCCCGAAAAGGGGTTGTAGATACTGCTGTACGAACAGCGGATGCTGGCTATCTTACACGTAGACTTGTTGAAGTAGTTCAACATATTATTGTGCGTAGAAGAGATTGTGGTACTATCCAAGGTATTTCTGTGAGTCCTCAAAATGGGATGACGGAAAAACTTTTTGTCCAAACACTAATTGGTCGTGTATTAGCAGACGATATATATATTGGTTCACGATGCATTGCTTCTCGAAATCAAGATATTGGAATTGGATTAGTCAATCGATTCATAACTGCCTTTCGAGCACAACCGTTTCGAGCACAACCAATATATATTAGAACCCCCTTTACTTGCCGGAGCACATCTTGGATCTGTCAATTATGTTATGGGCGGAGTCCCACTCATGGGGATCTGGTCGAATTGGGGGAAGCTGTAGGTATTATTGCGGGTCAATCAATTGGGGAGCCGGGGACTCAATTAACATTAAGAACTTTTCATACTGGTGGAGTATTCACAGGGGGTACTGCCGACCTTATACGATCCCCCTCGAATGGAAAAATCCAATTCAATGAGGATTTGGTTCACCCCACACGTACCCGTCATGGGCAGCCTGCTTTTCTATGCTATATAGACTTGCATGTAACTATTCAGAGTCAGGATATTCTACATAGTGTGAATATTCCGTTAAAAAGCTTGATTCTAGTGCAAAATGATCAATATGTAGAATCTGAACAAGTAATTGCGGAGATTCGTGCCGGAACGTCCACTTTGCATTTTAAAGAAAAGGTACAAAAGCATATTTATTCCGAATCAGACGGGGAAATGCACTGGAGTACTGATGTTTACCATGCGCCCGAATATCAATATGGTAATCTTCGTCGATTACCAAAAACAAGCCATTTATGGATATTGTCAGTAAGTATGTGCAGATCCAGTATAGCATCTTTTTCGCTGCACAAGGATCAAGATCAAATGAATACTTATTCTTTTTCTGTTGATGGAAGATATATCTTTGACTTCTCAATGGCTAATGATCAAGTAAGCCATAGACTGTTGGATACTTTTGGTAAAAAAGATAGAGAAATTCTTGATTATTTAACGCCAGATCGAATCGTGTTCAACGGTCATTGGAATTGTTTCTATCCTTCCATTCTTCAAGATAATTCAGATTTGTTGGCGAAAAAGCGAAGAAATAGGCTCGTCGTTCCATTACAATATCATCAAGAACAAGAAAAAGAGCGAATATCCTGTTTGGGTATTTCAATGGAAATACCCTTTATGGGTGTTTTACGTAGAAATACTATTTTTGCTTATTTTGACGATCCACGATACAGAAAAGATAAAAGGGGTTCAGGAATTGTTAAATTTAGATATAGGACCCTGGAGGAAGAATATCGGACCCAAGAGGAAGAGTATAGGACTCGAGAGGAAGAATATCGGACTCGAGAGGAAGACTCAGAAGACGAATATGAGAGCCCAGAGAACAAATATAGGACCCgagagggagagggcgaataTAAAATCCTAGAAGACGAATATAGGACTCTAGAGGACGAATATGAAACCCTAGAAGATGAATATGGGATCCTAGAGGACGAATATAGGACTCTAGAGAAAGACTCAGAGGAAGAATATGGGAGCCTAGAGAACAAATATAGGACTCgagagggagagggcgaataTGAAATCCTAGAGGAAGAATCAGAAGAAGAATATGGGAGCTCTGAAGATGGCTCAGAGAAGGAATATGGGACTTTAGAAGAAGACTCAGAAGAAGACTCAGAGGAAGACTCAGAAGACGAATATGGGAgcccggaggaagattctatcttaAAAAAAGAGGGTTTTATTGAGCATCGAGGAACAAAAGAATTTAGTCTAAAATACCAAAAAGAAGTAGATCGGTTTTTTTTCATTCTTCAAGAACTGCATATCTTGCCGAGATCCTCATCCCTAAAGGTACTTGACAATAGTATTATTGGAGTCGATACACAACTCACAAAAAATACAAGAAGTCGACTAGGTGGATTGGTCCGAGTGAAGAGAAAAAAAAGCCATACAGAACTCAAAATCTTTTCCGGAGATATTCATTTTCCTGAAGAGGCGGATAAGATATTAGGTGGCAGTTTGATACCACCAGAAAGAGAAAAAAAAGATTCTAAGGAATCAAAAAAAAGGAAAAATTGGGTTTATGTTCAACGGAAAAAATTTCTCAAAAGCAAGGAAAAGTATTTTGTTTCGGTTCGACCTGCAGTCGCATATGAAATGGACGAAGGGATAAATTTAGCAACACTTTTCCCGCAGGATCTCCTGCAAGAAGAGGATAATCTCCAACTTCGACTTGTCAATTTTATTTCTCATGAAAATAGCAAGTTAACTCAAAGAATTTATCACACGAATAGTCAATTCGTTCGAACTTGCTTAGTAGTGAATTGGgaacaagaagaaaaagaggGAGCTCGTGCTTCTCTTGTTGAGGTaaaaacaaatgatctaattcgcGATTTCCTAAGAATTGAGTTAGTCAAGTCTACTATTTTGTATACACGAAGAAGGTATGATAGGACAAGTGTAGGATTGATTCCCAATAATAGGTTAGATCGCAACAATACCAATTCCTTTTATTCCAAGGCGAAGATTCAATCACTTAGCCAACATCAAGAAGTTATTGGCACCTTGTTGAATCGAAATAAAGAATATCCATCTTTGATGATTTTGTTGGCATCCAACTGTTCTCGAATTGGTTTATTCAAGAATTCTAAATATCCCAATGCGGTAAAAGAATCGAATCCTAGAATTCCTATTCGAGATATTTTTGGGCTCTTAGGCGTTATTGTACCTAGTATATCGAATTTTTCTTCATCTTACTATTTATTAACGCATAATCAGATCTTGTTAAAAAAATACTTGTTCCTTGACAATTTGAAACAAACCTTACAAGTACTTCAAGGACTTAAATACTCTTTAATAGACGAAAATAAAAGGATTTCGAATTTTGACAGTAACATCATGTTGGAGCCATTCCATTTGAATTGGCACTTTCTCCATCATGACTCATGGGAAGAGACATTGGCAATAATTCACCTTGGACAATTTATTTGTGAAAATTTATGTCTATTTAAATTACACATAAAAAAATCTGGTCAAATTTTCATTGTTAATATGGACTCCTTTGTTCTAAGAGCAGCTAAGCCTTATTTGGCCACTATAGGAGCaactgttcatggtcattatggAAAAATCCTTTACAAAGGAGATAGGTTAGTTACGTTTATATATGAAAAATCGAGATCCAGTGATATAACGCAAGGTCTTCCAAAAGTAGAACAAATCTTCGAAGCGCGTTCAATTGATTCACTATCGCCGAATCTCGAAAGGAGAATTGAGGATTGGAATGAACGTATACCAAGAATTCTTGGGGTTCCCTGGGGATTCTTGATTGGAGCTGAGCTAACCATAGCCCAAAGTCGTATCTCTTTGGTTAATAAGATCCAAAAGGTTTATCGATCCCAAGGGGTACAGATCCATAATAGACATATAGAGATTATTATACGCCAAGTAACATCAAAAGTAAGGGTTTCCGAAGATGGAATGTCTAATGTTTTTTTACCTGGGGAATTAATAGGACTATTGCGAGCGGAACGAGCAGGGCGGGCTTTAGATGAATCGATCTATTATCGGGCAATCTTATTGGGAATAACAAGGGCTTCCCTGAATACCCAAAGTTTCATATCTGAAGCAAGTTTTCAAGAAACTGCTCGAGTTTTAGCAAAAGCTGCCCTACGAGGTCGTATTGATTGGTTGAAAGGTCTGAAAGAAAACGTAGTTCTGGGGGGGATTATACCTGTTGGTACCGGATTCCAAAAATTTGTGCATCGTTCCCCACAAGACAAGAACCTTTATTTAGAAATTCAAAAAAAAAATCTATTCGCGTCGGAAATGAGAGATATTTTGTTTCTCCATACAGAATTAGTTTCTTCTGATTCTGACGTAACAAACAATTTCTATGAAACATCAGAGACCCCGTTTACCCCTATTTATACGATTTAAGTATACATAAAGCAATTTTTTTTACTTTAATTTAAACTATACTTTTGACCTTAGAATGCTAACAGGTCTGATTTTCGATTTTGTACTtaaatttaaattgtattttaatAAGTAAAAGAAGTCAGTTAATTCATTAAGGCTATGTTTATACCGTGTATCAATGGTCAAGAAGGTTCCATTGGAACAATTATTATTTATTTCAAGCTATTTCGGCTCTTTCTTAATCTTCAAAAAGAAATGAATTCCGTAATGGTAAcacgaaaaaagaaaaaaaaaggaagtgTGGAAAAAATGACAAGAAGATATTGGAACATCAATTTGAAAGAGATGATAGAAGCGGGAGTTCATTTTGGTCATGGTATTAAGAAATGGAATCCCAAAATGGCCCCTTACATCTCGGCAAAGCGTAAAGGTACTCATATTACAAATCTTGCTAGAACAGCTCGTTTTTTATCAGAAGCTTGTGATTTAGTTTTTGATGCAGCAAGTCAGGGAAAAAGCTTCTTAATTGTTGGTACCAAAAAAAGAGCAGCGGATTTAGTAGCATCAGCTGCAATAAGGTCTCGTTGTCATTATGTTAATAAAAAGTGGTTCAGCGGTATGTTAACGAATTGGTCGATTACCAAAACTAGACTTTCTCAATTTAGAGACTTAAGAGCAGAAGAAAAAATGGGAAAATTCCACCATCTCCCAAAAAGAGATGCGGCAATCTTAAAGAGAAAATTATCTACCTTGCAAAGATATCTCGGCGGGATCAAATATATGACGAGGTTGCCTGACATTGTGATCGTCCTTGATCAGCAAAAAGAGTATATAGCTCTTCAGGAATGTGCCATTTTGGGGATTCCTACTATTTCTTTAGTCGATACAAATTGTGACCCAGATCTTGCGAATATATCGATTCCTGCCAACGATGACACTATGACTTCAATTCGATTAATTCTTAACAAATTAGTATTTGCAATTTCTGAGGGCCGTTCTCTCTATATAAGAAATCGTTGATTAAGAAGAATAGTGAATTCTTGAGCAACTGCGTAGATTTATAGGATTAATTACTATTCTTTTTTGTTTTGCATAGATAAAAGAAGGGAAATATTGATATATATTAGAGGGTATTGATATATATTATGATCTGATGTGATTTCTTGGTATATTAAATATAAGATTAATACTTCAAGTTGCTGAGTTGAGAAAGAGATGCTTGAATCAAAAGAATTCCTTTTTTGAAGTTCAATTTTTATCAGAGGACAATATGAATATTACACCATGTTCCATTAAAACACTCAAGGGGTTATATGATATATCGGGTGTAGAAGTAGGGCAACACTTCTATTGGCAAATAGGAGGTTTCCAAATTCATGCCCAAGTACTCATCACTTCTTGGGTCGTAATTACTATTTTGCTAGGTTCAGTTATCATAGCTGTTCGGAATCCACAAACCATCCCGACCGATGGTCAGAATTTCTTCGAATATGTCCTTGAGTTTATTCGAGACTTGAGCAAAACTCAGATTGGAGAAGAATATGGTCCCTGGGTTCCCTTTATTGGAACTATGTTCCTTTTTATTTTTGTTTCGAATTGGTCAGGTGCTCTTTTACCTTGGAAAATTATAGAGTTACCCCATGGGGAATTAGCAGCGCCCACGAATGATATAAATACTACTGTTGCTTTAGCTTTACTAACATCAGCGGCATATTTTTATGCGGGTCTTAGCAAAAAAGGATTGAGTTATTTCGAAAAATATATTAAACCAACCCCAATCCTTTTACCTATTAACATCCTAGAAGATTTCACAAAACCATTATCACTTAGTTTTCGACTTTTCGGAAATATATTGGCGGATGAATTAGTCGTTGTTGTTCTTGTTTCTTTAGTCCCCTTAGTAGTCCCTATACCGGTCATGTTTCTTGGATTATTTACAAGCGGTATTCAAGCTCTTATTTTTGCAACGTTAGCCGCAGCCTATATAGGTGAATCCATGGAAGGTCATCATTGAATTAactagtttttgaaatagtctttCTTTTTTTAGCTTAGCCCAATTCATGCATGATTCCGGATAATCCTCTTAGTTGGAAAACTAAATAGTTCGAAAGGCGTATGAATATACAACCTAGAGTTGTAGGAGAGAGAATAGACTATATTATGGAAGAGGTAAAGTATATATGCATTCAGGGGGGCCAAGTCAGGTTAGATCTATATCTTTAATGCCTATAAGACAGTCATCTTTTGTGTGGCTTTCTAAAGAATGATTTTAGAATCGGATTCAATAGAAAATGAGAAAATAGGCAAACAAAATAGAAGAAACAAATGTATATGGGATTTTTTTTATTCCTAAGTTAGATTCATTATCTAATCC
This region includes:
- the LOC118473920 gene encoding DNA-directed RNA polymerase subunit beta', coding for MFDRNKYKFFSYFYFMIDQYKHKQLQIGLVSPQQIKAWAKKILPNGEVVGEVTRPSTFHYKTDKPEKDGLFCERIFGPIKSGICACGNSRASVAENEDERFCQKCGVEFVDSRIRRYQMGYIKLACPVTHVWYLKGLPSYIANLLDKPLKKLEGLVYGDFSFARPSAKKPTFLRLRGLFEDEISSCNHSISPFFSTPGFATFRNREIATGAGAIREQLADLDLRIIIENSLVEWKELEDEGYSGDEWEDRKRRIRKVFLIRRMQLAKHFIQTNVEPEWMVLCLLPVLPPELRPIVYRSGDKVVTSDINELYKRVIRRNNNLAYLLKRSELAPADLVMCQEKLVQEAVDTLLDSGSRGQPTRDGHNKVYKSLSDVIEGKEGRFRETLLGKRVDYSGRSVIVVGPSLSLHQCGLPLEIAIKLFQLFVIRDLITKRATSNVRIAKRKIWEKEPIVWEILQEVMRGHPVLLNRAPTLHRLGIQAFQPTLVEGRTICLHPLVCKGFNADFDGDQMAVHLPLSLEAQAEARLLMFSHMNLLSPAIGDPICVPTQDMLIGLYVLTIGNRLGICANRYNSCGNSPNKKVNYNNNNYYKYTKDKEPHFSSSYDALGAYRQKRIGLNSPLWLRWKLDQRIVGSREVPIEVQYESFGTYHEIYAHYLVVGNRKKEIRSIYIRTTLGHISFYREIEEAIQGFSRAYSYTI
- the LOC118473918 gene encoding DNA-directed RNA polymerase subunit beta'', which translates into the protein MAERANLVFHNKEIDGTAMKRLISRLIDHFGMGYTSHILDQIKTLGFHQATTTSISLGIEDLLTIPSKGWLVQDAEQQSFLLEKHYYYGAIHAVEKLRQSVEIWYATSEYLKQEMNSNFRITDPSNPVYLMSFSGARGNASQVHQLVGMRGLMADPQGQMIDLPIQSNLREGLSLTEYIISCYGARKGVVDTAVRTADAGYLTRRLVEVVQHIIVRRRDCGTIQGISVSPQNGMTEKLFVQTLIGRVLADDIYIGSRCIASRNQDIGIGLVNRFITAFRAQPFRAQPIYIRTPFTCRSTSWICQLCYGRSPTHGDLVELGEAVGIIAGQSIGEPGTQLTLRTFHTGGVFTGGTADLIRSPSNGKIQFNEDLVHPTRTRHGQPAFLCYIDLHVTIQSQDILHSVNIPLKSLILVQNDQYVESEQVIAEIRAGTSTLHFKEKVQKHIYSESDGEMHWSTDVYHAPEYQYGNLRRLPKTSHLWILSVSMCRSSIASFSLHKDQDQMNTYSFSVDGRYIFDFSMANDQVSHRLLDTFGKKDREILDYLTPDRIVFNGHWNCFYPSILQDNSDLLAKKRRNRLVVPLQYHQEQEKERISCLGISMEIPFMGVLRRNTIFAYFDDPRYRKDKRGSGIVKFRYRTLEEEYRTQEEEYRTREEEYRTREEDSEDEYESPENKYRTREGEGEYKILEDEYRTLEDEYETLEDEYGILEDEYRTLEKDSEEEYGSLENKYRTREGEGEYEILEEESEEEYGSSEDGSEKEYGTLEEDSEEDSEEDSEDEYGSPEEDSILKKEGFIEHRGTKEFSLKYQKEVDRFFFILQELHILPRSSSLKVLDNSIIGVDTQLTKNTRSRLGGLVRVKRKKSHTELKIFSGDIHFPEEADKILGGSLIPPEREKKDSKESKKRKNWVYVQRKKFLKSKEKYFVSVRPAVAYEMDEGINLATLFPQDLLQEEDNLQLRLVNFISHENSKLTQRIYHTNSQFVRTCLVVNWEQEEKEGARASLVEVKTNDLIRDFLRIELVKSTILYTRRRYDRTSVGLIPNNRLDRNNTNSFYSKAKIQSLSQHQEVIGTLLNRNKEYPSLMILLASNCSRIGLFKNSKYPNAVKESNPRIPIRDIFGLLGVIVPSISNFSSSYYLLTHNQILLKKYLFLDNLKQTLQVLQGLKYSLIDENKRISNFDSNIMLEPFHLNWHFLHHDSWEETLAIIHLGQFICENLCLFKLHIKKSGQIFIVNMDSFVLRAAKPYLATIGATVHGHYGKILYKGDRLVTFIYEKSRSSDITQGLPKVEQIFEARSIDSLSPNLERRIEDWNERIPRILGVPWGFLIGAELTIAQSRISLVNKIQKVYRSQGVQIHNRHIEIIIRQVTSKVRVSEDGMSNVFLPGELIGLLRAERAGRALDESIYYRAILLGITRASLNTQSFISEASFQETARVLAKAALRGRIDWLKGLKENVVLGGIIPVGTGFQKFVHRSPQDKNLYLEIQKKNLFASEMRDILFLHTELVSSDSDVTNNFYETSETPFTPIYTI